One genomic region from Methanocella sp. encodes:
- a CDS encoding ferritin family protein → MSKLTKIMEQTFTGETMEVGLYLAMARKAELDNLPEVATYLRGLAMEEAGHACEVAIMLSKIKGTKENLEYMLGGETMATKEKMDAARVAKEEGNSDAEAFFIRASADENRHRSGLQGFLNKMK, encoded by the coding sequence ATGTCGAAACTAACGAAGATCATGGAGCAAACCTTCACCGGCGAGACGATGGAGGTCGGACTGTACCTGGCCATGGCCAGGAAAGCGGAGCTGGACAACCTGCCCGAGGTGGCCACGTATCTAAGAGGCCTGGCGATGGAAGAGGCGGGCCACGCCTGCGAAGTCGCGATCATGCTGAGCAAGATAAAGGGCACGAAGGAGAATCTCGAGTACATGCTCGGCGGCGAGACGATGGCCACGAAGGAAAAAATGGACGCGGCCCGCGTCGCGAAGGAAGAGGGCAACAGCGATGCGGAGGCGTTCTTCATTCGGGCCTCCGCGGACGAGAACCGCCACAGGTCCGGCCTGCAGGGATTCCTCAACAAGATGAAGTAA